A window from Temnothorax longispinosus isolate EJ_2023e chromosome 1, Tlon_JGU_v1, whole genome shotgun sequence encodes these proteins:
- the LOC139809200 gene encoding uncharacterized protein isoform X3, whose translation MGSRLRENVKQLFECFCEVAAPIGEKPAWILQKYPNSFSDEEILKSVPKFAYPCEFENLLVQHFSFVLTSIDSKWTFGFCRHDPKTETALVVLSALPWHETFYKLLNHIASLTSNASGEDLWKFLESVHTCGVPVPGNSLSIPLPNSTLNFICQSPKQFQLPSIPENKVPKSDLGEVVILDADNNTIESPFQDLESLPQDVVTNLKKALRNRPALLGDGVSRAFLRALVQLTAGYREALTLQQGERITFNQNAFVESRPSSMQPFLRKMLELQIFQQFIEERLNMLNSGLGFSDEFEMEACSYSAKSSSKFMQQYREWTYTMRKESSAFFRSVKDKANPAVKYAVKSVKDKGKDMKTAYKGLKWKGRSNRSETSMRFHQPRSAPSSPTLDRRPIGFTSPPKSPNGISAATSYRKDLRLPNSNFTDTSRKQYSPLSPSSPEESDSPLERINIDLMHELRDVIFPNTPPVDRTLKPVRSLDSLRPAWSGHLRHGPLPSTIITNPRKVSSTKQILFSSSSHPLPSNNSGNQLKPFTSNSVTTKSNSTMEIETSPSPVLPVLHNQNAQPNQFLRELHVHNDFVKPVVNLSSCIHEKENAKSQERFSSNDGKFNPKDCHIFTRADPIPNTWDDEPFNRPFKTSNFLHEVNEDDPFDTSRVFTPTYLQQAAPLFKSTISSTPAQFHPLSHPFDTTSCSAQAKDSPDVPDLIRLDSTNSNDDFDPLLSKSSEFSSTKQMSQSLHLPEMGEGLSNPLYPYFQQPLHKNNEKAKTSDNVGDMDLLQAYGIDFNKFSLSNGDNPSAMNTAACNRSDNSINNTMDTFSLTLNTPAIKSQNNWTKFE comes from the exons ATGGGATCTAGATTAAG GGAAAATGTCAAACAGCTTTTTGAATGCTTCTGCGAGGTAGCCGCACCAATAGGAGAAAAGCCAGCTTGGATACTCCAGAAATATCCCAATTCCTTTTCGGATGAAGAGATACTTAAATCCGTTCCTAAATTTGCATATCCTTGCGAATTTGAAAA TTTATTGGTACAGCACTTTTCGTTCGTGCTTACTAGCATAGATTCAAAATGGACTTTTGGATTCTGCCGTCACGATCCCAAAACAGAAACGGCTTTAGTAGTCCTGAGCGCACTTCCGTGGCACGAAACATTTTACAA ATTATTGAATCACATTGCATCCTTGACCAGCAATGCCAGCGGAGAAGATCTGTGGAAATTTCTTGAGAGTGTACATACGTGTGGAGTTCCAGTGCCTGGAAACTCCCTATCCATCCCTTTACCAAATTCTAcatta aattttatttgtcaaagCCCAAAACAGTTTCAATTACCTAGTATCCCTGAAAAT AAAGTACCCAAGAGTGATTTAGGAGAAGTTGTTATTTTAGATGCtgataataatacaattgaatCACCGTTTCAAGATCTGGAGTCTTTACCTCAAGACGTA GTAACGAATTTGAAGAAAGCGTTACGCAACAGGCCAGCTCTTCTCGGAGATGGCGTATCAAGGGCATTCCTGCGTGCGTTAGTGCAGTTAACAGCAGGTTATAGAGAAGCATTAACTTTACAGCAGGGTGAGCGTATTACGTTCAATCAAAATGCATTCGTCGAAAGTAGGCCATCTTCTATGCAACCCTTTTTACGAAAGATGTTGGaattacaaattttccaacaa TTTATAGAAGAAAGGTTGAACATGCTCAATTCAGGACTCGGTTTCTCGGACGAGTTCGAAATGGAAGCCTGCAGTTATTCAGCCAAATCAAGTAGTAAATTTATGCAGCAGTATAGGGAATGGACTTACACCATGCGAAAAGAAAGCTCCGCATTTTTCCGTAGTGTAAAAGATAAG GCTAATCCAGCAGTAAAATATGCTGTTAAATCA GTGAAAGATAAAGGCAAAGATATGAAAACGGCATATAAAGGATTAAAGTGGAAAG GACGGTCTAATAGAAGTGAAACCAGTATGAGATTTCACCAGCCACGATCGGCTCCTAGCTCGCCTACATTAGACAGAAGACCTATTGGATTTACATCCCCGCCAAAGTCTCCAAATGGTATATCAGCAGCAACTAGTTACCGAAAGGACTTGCGTTTGCCGAATAGCAATTTCACTGATACAAG taGAAAACAATACTCACCTTTAAGTCCTAGTTCTCCTGAAGAATCAGACTCTCCATTGGaacgtataaatatagatCTTATGCACGAACTTCGAGATGTGATATTTCCAAATACACCGCCTGTGGATAGGACA TTGAAACCAGTACGCAGTTTAGACAGCTTGAGACCTGCATGGAGTGGGCACTTACGGCACGGCCCTCTACCTAGTACTATCATTACAAATCCACGCAAAGTTTCTTCGAcaaagcaaattttattttcctcctcctctcatcCCCTTCCCTCAAACAATTCGGGTAATCAATTGAAACCGTTTACTTCTAATTCAGTGACTACAAAGTCAAATAGTACCATGGAGATTGAAACGTCACCTTCACCTGTATTGCCCGTGTTACACAATCAAAATGCTCAACCAAATCAATTTTTACGTGAATTGCATGTACATAATGATTTCGTAAAACCTGTCGTTAACTTATCATCGTGCATTCATGAAAAAGAGAATGCGAAATCTCAAGAGAGATTTTCTTCAAATGATGGAAAATTCAATCCGAAAGATTGTCACATTTTTACACGTGCCGATCCAATTCCAAATACATGGGATGACGAACCTTTCAATAGACCTTTCAAAACGTCAAATTTTCTTCACGAAGTAAACGAAGATGATCCTTTCGATACGAGTAGAGTATTCACGCCTACTTATTTGCAACAAGCTGCGCCACTTTTTAAATCCACGATTTCCTCGACGCCCGCTCAATTTCATCCATTATCACATCCATTCGATACTACATCCTGTTCTGCACAGGCTAAG GATTCTCCCGATGTCCCAGATTTGATACGGCTAGATTCAACAAACAGCAACGACGATTTCGATCCGCTTCTATCTAAATCTTCCGAATTTTCGAGCACAAAACAGATGAGCCAATCGTTACATTTACCTGAAATGGGTGAAGGTCTCAGTAACCCCTTATACCCTTATTTTCAACAACCGTTGCACAAAAACAATGAGAAGGCGAAAACCTCTGATAATGTGGGTGATATGGATTTATTACAGGCGTATGGTATagactttaataaatttagctTATCCAATGGTGATAATCCATCCGCAATGAATACCGCCGCGTGTAATCGAAGTGATAACAGTATTAATAACACGATGGACACATTCAGTTTAACGCTGAATACACCTGCCATTAAATCACAAAATAATTGGACGAAGTTTGagtaa
- the LOC139809200 gene encoding DENN domain-containing protein 1A isoform X2 → MGSRLRENVKQLFECFCEVAAPIGEKPAWILQKYPNSFSDEEILKSVPKFAYPCEFENLLVQHFSFVLTSIDSKWTFGFCRHDPKTETALVVLSALPWHETFYKLLNHIASLTSNASGEDLWKFLESVHTCGVPVPGNSLSIPLPNSTLNFICQSPKQFQLPSIPENRNLTEYYSAVDSHNMMMIFASMLYERRIIFISKRLSRLSACVQACNALIYPMIWQHIYIPVLPLSLIDYLLAPMPFLIGVPTLTLQKVPKSDLGEVVILDADNNTIESPFQDLESLPQDVVTNLKKALRNRPALLGDGVSRAFLRALVQLTAGYREALTLQQGERITFNQNAFVESRPSSMQPFLRKMLELQIFQQFIEERLNMLNSGLGFSDEFEMEACSYSAKSSSKFMQQYREWTYTMRKESSAFFRSVKDKANPAVKYAVKSVKDKGKDMKTAYKGLKWKGRSNRSETSMRFHQPRSAPSSPTLDRRPIGFTSPPKSPNGISAATSYRKDLRLPNSNFTDTSPSSPEESDSPLERINIDLMHELRDVIFPNTPPVDRTLKPVRSLDSLRPAWSGHLRHGPLPSTIITNPRKVSSTKQILFSSSSHPLPSNNSGNQLKPFTSNSVTTKSNSTMEIETSPSPVLPVLHNQNAQPNQFLRELHVHNDFVKPVVNLSSCIHEKENAKSQERFSSNDGKFNPKDCHIFTRADPIPNTWDDEPFNRPFKTSNFLHEVNEDDPFDTSRVFTPTYLQQAAPLFKSTISSTPAQFHPLSHPFDTTSCSAQAKDSPDVPDLIRLDSTNSNDDFDPLLSKSSEFSSTKQMSQSLHLPEMGEGLSNPLYPYFQQPLHKNNEKAKTSDNVGDMDLLQAYGIDFNKFSLSNGDNPSAMNTAACNRSDNSINNTMDTFSLTLNTPAIKSQNNWTKFE, encoded by the exons ATGGGATCTAGATTAAG GGAAAATGTCAAACAGCTTTTTGAATGCTTCTGCGAGGTAGCCGCACCAATAGGAGAAAAGCCAGCTTGGATACTCCAGAAATATCCCAATTCCTTTTCGGATGAAGAGATACTTAAATCCGTTCCTAAATTTGCATATCCTTGCGAATTTGAAAA TTTATTGGTACAGCACTTTTCGTTCGTGCTTACTAGCATAGATTCAAAATGGACTTTTGGATTCTGCCGTCACGATCCCAAAACAGAAACGGCTTTAGTAGTCCTGAGCGCACTTCCGTGGCACGAAACATTTTACAA ATTATTGAATCACATTGCATCCTTGACCAGCAATGCCAGCGGAGAAGATCTGTGGAAATTTCTTGAGAGTGTACATACGTGTGGAGTTCCAGTGCCTGGAAACTCCCTATCCATCCCTTTACCAAATTCTAcatta aattttatttgtcaaagCCCAAAACAGTTTCAATTACCTAGTATCCCTGAAAAT AGGAACTTGACTGAATATTATAGCGCTGTAGATTCGCACAATATGATGATGATATTCGCATCTATGTTATACGAACGccgtatcatttttatttcaaaacgtCTATCAAGATTGAGTGCATGTGTACAAGCATGCAACGCTTTAATTTATCCAATGATTTGGCAACATATATACATCCCCGTTCTGCCATTATCattaatagattatttattaGCGCCTATGCCATTCTTAATTGGTGTGCCTACCCTGACGCTTCAG AAAGTACCCAAGAGTGATTTAGGAGAAGTTGTTATTTTAGATGCtgataataatacaattgaatCACCGTTTCAAGATCTGGAGTCTTTACCTCAAGACGTA GTAACGAATTTGAAGAAAGCGTTACGCAACAGGCCAGCTCTTCTCGGAGATGGCGTATCAAGGGCATTCCTGCGTGCGTTAGTGCAGTTAACAGCAGGTTATAGAGAAGCATTAACTTTACAGCAGGGTGAGCGTATTACGTTCAATCAAAATGCATTCGTCGAAAGTAGGCCATCTTCTATGCAACCCTTTTTACGAAAGATGTTGGaattacaaattttccaacaa TTTATAGAAGAAAGGTTGAACATGCTCAATTCAGGACTCGGTTTCTCGGACGAGTTCGAAATGGAAGCCTGCAGTTATTCAGCCAAATCAAGTAGTAAATTTATGCAGCAGTATAGGGAATGGACTTACACCATGCGAAAAGAAAGCTCCGCATTTTTCCGTAGTGTAAAAGATAAG GCTAATCCAGCAGTAAAATATGCTGTTAAATCA GTGAAAGATAAAGGCAAAGATATGAAAACGGCATATAAAGGATTAAAGTGGAAAG GACGGTCTAATAGAAGTGAAACCAGTATGAGATTTCACCAGCCACGATCGGCTCCTAGCTCGCCTACATTAGACAGAAGACCTATTGGATTTACATCCCCGCCAAAGTCTCCAAATGGTATATCAGCAGCAACTAGTTACCGAAAGGACTTGCGTTTGCCGAATAGCAATTTCACTGATACAAG TCCTAGTTCTCCTGAAGAATCAGACTCTCCATTGGaacgtataaatatagatCTTATGCACGAACTTCGAGATGTGATATTTCCAAATACACCGCCTGTGGATAGGACA TTGAAACCAGTACGCAGTTTAGACAGCTTGAGACCTGCATGGAGTGGGCACTTACGGCACGGCCCTCTACCTAGTACTATCATTACAAATCCACGCAAAGTTTCTTCGAcaaagcaaattttattttcctcctcctctcatcCCCTTCCCTCAAACAATTCGGGTAATCAATTGAAACCGTTTACTTCTAATTCAGTGACTACAAAGTCAAATAGTACCATGGAGATTGAAACGTCACCTTCACCTGTATTGCCCGTGTTACACAATCAAAATGCTCAACCAAATCAATTTTTACGTGAATTGCATGTACATAATGATTTCGTAAAACCTGTCGTTAACTTATCATCGTGCATTCATGAAAAAGAGAATGCGAAATCTCAAGAGAGATTTTCTTCAAATGATGGAAAATTCAATCCGAAAGATTGTCACATTTTTACACGTGCCGATCCAATTCCAAATACATGGGATGACGAACCTTTCAATAGACCTTTCAAAACGTCAAATTTTCTTCACGAAGTAAACGAAGATGATCCTTTCGATACGAGTAGAGTATTCACGCCTACTTATTTGCAACAAGCTGCGCCACTTTTTAAATCCACGATTTCCTCGACGCCCGCTCAATTTCATCCATTATCACATCCATTCGATACTACATCCTGTTCTGCACAGGCTAAG GATTCTCCCGATGTCCCAGATTTGATACGGCTAGATTCAACAAACAGCAACGACGATTTCGATCCGCTTCTATCTAAATCTTCCGAATTTTCGAGCACAAAACAGATGAGCCAATCGTTACATTTACCTGAAATGGGTGAAGGTCTCAGTAACCCCTTATACCCTTATTTTCAACAACCGTTGCACAAAAACAATGAGAAGGCGAAAACCTCTGATAATGTGGGTGATATGGATTTATTACAGGCGTATGGTATagactttaataaatttagctTATCCAATGGTGATAATCCATCCGCAATGAATACCGCCGCGTGTAATCGAAGTGATAACAGTATTAATAACACGATGGACACATTCAGTTTAACGCTGAATACACCTGCCATTAAATCACAAAATAATTGGACGAAGTTTGagtaa
- the LOC139809200 gene encoding DENN domain-containing protein 1A isoform X1 — protein MGSRLRENVKQLFECFCEVAAPIGEKPAWILQKYPNSFSDEEILKSVPKFAYPCEFENLLVQHFSFVLTSIDSKWTFGFCRHDPKTETALVVLSALPWHETFYKLLNHIASLTSNASGEDLWKFLESVHTCGVPVPGNSLSIPLPNSTLNFICQSPKQFQLPSIPENRNLTEYYSAVDSHNMMMIFASMLYERRIIFISKRLSRLSACVQACNALIYPMIWQHIYIPVLPLSLIDYLLAPMPFLIGVPTLTLQKVPKSDLGEVVILDADNNTIESPFQDLESLPQDVVTNLKKALRNRPALLGDGVSRAFLRALVQLTAGYREALTLQQGERITFNQNAFVESRPSSMQPFLRKMLELQIFQQFIEERLNMLNSGLGFSDEFEMEACSYSAKSSSKFMQQYREWTYTMRKESSAFFRSVKDKANPAVKYAVKSVKDKGKDMKTAYKGLKWKGRSNRSETSMRFHQPRSAPSSPTLDRRPIGFTSPPKSPNGISAATSYRKDLRLPNSNFTDTSRKQYSPLSPSSPEESDSPLERINIDLMHELRDVIFPNTPPVDRTLKPVRSLDSLRPAWSGHLRHGPLPSTIITNPRKVSSTKQILFSSSSHPLPSNNSGNQLKPFTSNSVTTKSNSTMEIETSPSPVLPVLHNQNAQPNQFLRELHVHNDFVKPVVNLSSCIHEKENAKSQERFSSNDGKFNPKDCHIFTRADPIPNTWDDEPFNRPFKTSNFLHEVNEDDPFDTSRVFTPTYLQQAAPLFKSTISSTPAQFHPLSHPFDTTSCSAQAKDSPDVPDLIRLDSTNSNDDFDPLLSKSSEFSSTKQMSQSLHLPEMGEGLSNPLYPYFQQPLHKNNEKAKTSDNVGDMDLLQAYGIDFNKFSLSNGDNPSAMNTAACNRSDNSINNTMDTFSLTLNTPAIKSQNNWTKFE, from the exons ATGGGATCTAGATTAAG GGAAAATGTCAAACAGCTTTTTGAATGCTTCTGCGAGGTAGCCGCACCAATAGGAGAAAAGCCAGCTTGGATACTCCAGAAATATCCCAATTCCTTTTCGGATGAAGAGATACTTAAATCCGTTCCTAAATTTGCATATCCTTGCGAATTTGAAAA TTTATTGGTACAGCACTTTTCGTTCGTGCTTACTAGCATAGATTCAAAATGGACTTTTGGATTCTGCCGTCACGATCCCAAAACAGAAACGGCTTTAGTAGTCCTGAGCGCACTTCCGTGGCACGAAACATTTTACAA ATTATTGAATCACATTGCATCCTTGACCAGCAATGCCAGCGGAGAAGATCTGTGGAAATTTCTTGAGAGTGTACATACGTGTGGAGTTCCAGTGCCTGGAAACTCCCTATCCATCCCTTTACCAAATTCTAcatta aattttatttgtcaaagCCCAAAACAGTTTCAATTACCTAGTATCCCTGAAAAT AGGAACTTGACTGAATATTATAGCGCTGTAGATTCGCACAATATGATGATGATATTCGCATCTATGTTATACGAACGccgtatcatttttatttcaaaacgtCTATCAAGATTGAGTGCATGTGTACAAGCATGCAACGCTTTAATTTATCCAATGATTTGGCAACATATATACATCCCCGTTCTGCCATTATCattaatagattatttattaGCGCCTATGCCATTCTTAATTGGTGTGCCTACCCTGACGCTTCAG AAAGTACCCAAGAGTGATTTAGGAGAAGTTGTTATTTTAGATGCtgataataatacaattgaatCACCGTTTCAAGATCTGGAGTCTTTACCTCAAGACGTA GTAACGAATTTGAAGAAAGCGTTACGCAACAGGCCAGCTCTTCTCGGAGATGGCGTATCAAGGGCATTCCTGCGTGCGTTAGTGCAGTTAACAGCAGGTTATAGAGAAGCATTAACTTTACAGCAGGGTGAGCGTATTACGTTCAATCAAAATGCATTCGTCGAAAGTAGGCCATCTTCTATGCAACCCTTTTTACGAAAGATGTTGGaattacaaattttccaacaa TTTATAGAAGAAAGGTTGAACATGCTCAATTCAGGACTCGGTTTCTCGGACGAGTTCGAAATGGAAGCCTGCAGTTATTCAGCCAAATCAAGTAGTAAATTTATGCAGCAGTATAGGGAATGGACTTACACCATGCGAAAAGAAAGCTCCGCATTTTTCCGTAGTGTAAAAGATAAG GCTAATCCAGCAGTAAAATATGCTGTTAAATCA GTGAAAGATAAAGGCAAAGATATGAAAACGGCATATAAAGGATTAAAGTGGAAAG GACGGTCTAATAGAAGTGAAACCAGTATGAGATTTCACCAGCCACGATCGGCTCCTAGCTCGCCTACATTAGACAGAAGACCTATTGGATTTACATCCCCGCCAAAGTCTCCAAATGGTATATCAGCAGCAACTAGTTACCGAAAGGACTTGCGTTTGCCGAATAGCAATTTCACTGATACAAG taGAAAACAATACTCACCTTTAAGTCCTAGTTCTCCTGAAGAATCAGACTCTCCATTGGaacgtataaatatagatCTTATGCACGAACTTCGAGATGTGATATTTCCAAATACACCGCCTGTGGATAGGACA TTGAAACCAGTACGCAGTTTAGACAGCTTGAGACCTGCATGGAGTGGGCACTTACGGCACGGCCCTCTACCTAGTACTATCATTACAAATCCACGCAAAGTTTCTTCGAcaaagcaaattttattttcctcctcctctcatcCCCTTCCCTCAAACAATTCGGGTAATCAATTGAAACCGTTTACTTCTAATTCAGTGACTACAAAGTCAAATAGTACCATGGAGATTGAAACGTCACCTTCACCTGTATTGCCCGTGTTACACAATCAAAATGCTCAACCAAATCAATTTTTACGTGAATTGCATGTACATAATGATTTCGTAAAACCTGTCGTTAACTTATCATCGTGCATTCATGAAAAAGAGAATGCGAAATCTCAAGAGAGATTTTCTTCAAATGATGGAAAATTCAATCCGAAAGATTGTCACATTTTTACACGTGCCGATCCAATTCCAAATACATGGGATGACGAACCTTTCAATAGACCTTTCAAAACGTCAAATTTTCTTCACGAAGTAAACGAAGATGATCCTTTCGATACGAGTAGAGTATTCACGCCTACTTATTTGCAACAAGCTGCGCCACTTTTTAAATCCACGATTTCCTCGACGCCCGCTCAATTTCATCCATTATCACATCCATTCGATACTACATCCTGTTCTGCACAGGCTAAG GATTCTCCCGATGTCCCAGATTTGATACGGCTAGATTCAACAAACAGCAACGACGATTTCGATCCGCTTCTATCTAAATCTTCCGAATTTTCGAGCACAAAACAGATGAGCCAATCGTTACATTTACCTGAAATGGGTGAAGGTCTCAGTAACCCCTTATACCCTTATTTTCAACAACCGTTGCACAAAAACAATGAGAAGGCGAAAACCTCTGATAATGTGGGTGATATGGATTTATTACAGGCGTATGGTATagactttaataaatttagctTATCCAATGGTGATAATCCATCCGCAATGAATACCGCCGCGTGTAATCGAAGTGATAACAGTATTAATAACACGATGGACACATTCAGTTTAACGCTGAATACACCTGCCATTAAATCACAAAATAATTGGACGAAGTTTGagtaa
- the LOC139809200 gene encoding DENN domain-containing protein 1A isoform X5, protein MGSRLRENVKQLFECFCEVAAPIGEKPAWILQKYPNSFSDEEILKSVPKFAYPCEFENLLVQHFSFVLTSIDSKWTFGFCRHDPKTETALVVLSALPWHETFYKLLNHIASLTSNASGEDLWKFLESVHTCGVPVPGNSLSIPLPNSTLNFICQSPKQFQLPSIPENRNLTEYYSAVDSHNMMMIFASMLYERRIIFISKRLSRLSACVQACNALIYPMIWQHIYIPVLPLSLIDYLLAPMPFLIGVPTLTLQKVPKSDLGEVVILDADNNTIESPFQDLESLPQDVVTNLKKALRNRPALLGDGVSRAFLRALVQLTAGYREALTLQQGERITFNQNAFVESRPSSMQPFLRKMLELQIFQQFIEERLNMLNSGLGFSDEFEMEACSYSAKSSSKFMQQYREWTYTMRKESSAFFRSVKDKANPAVKYAVKSVKDKGKDMKTAYKGLKWKGRSNRSETSMRFHQPRSAPSSPTLDRRPIGFTSPPKSPNGISAATSYRKDLRLPNSNFTDTSPSSPEESDSPLERINIDLMHELRDVIFPNTPPVDRTDSPDVPDLIRLDSTNSNDDFDPLLSKSSEFSSTKQMSQSLHLPEMGEGLSNPLYPYFQQPLHKNNEKAKTSDNVGDMDLLQAYGIDFNKFSLSNGDNPSAMNTAACNRSDNSINNTMDTFSLTLNTPAIKSQNNWTKFE, encoded by the exons ATGGGATCTAGATTAAG GGAAAATGTCAAACAGCTTTTTGAATGCTTCTGCGAGGTAGCCGCACCAATAGGAGAAAAGCCAGCTTGGATACTCCAGAAATATCCCAATTCCTTTTCGGATGAAGAGATACTTAAATCCGTTCCTAAATTTGCATATCCTTGCGAATTTGAAAA TTTATTGGTACAGCACTTTTCGTTCGTGCTTACTAGCATAGATTCAAAATGGACTTTTGGATTCTGCCGTCACGATCCCAAAACAGAAACGGCTTTAGTAGTCCTGAGCGCACTTCCGTGGCACGAAACATTTTACAA ATTATTGAATCACATTGCATCCTTGACCAGCAATGCCAGCGGAGAAGATCTGTGGAAATTTCTTGAGAGTGTACATACGTGTGGAGTTCCAGTGCCTGGAAACTCCCTATCCATCCCTTTACCAAATTCTAcatta aattttatttgtcaaagCCCAAAACAGTTTCAATTACCTAGTATCCCTGAAAAT AGGAACTTGACTGAATATTATAGCGCTGTAGATTCGCACAATATGATGATGATATTCGCATCTATGTTATACGAACGccgtatcatttttatttcaaaacgtCTATCAAGATTGAGTGCATGTGTACAAGCATGCAACGCTTTAATTTATCCAATGATTTGGCAACATATATACATCCCCGTTCTGCCATTATCattaatagattatttattaGCGCCTATGCCATTCTTAATTGGTGTGCCTACCCTGACGCTTCAG AAAGTACCCAAGAGTGATTTAGGAGAAGTTGTTATTTTAGATGCtgataataatacaattgaatCACCGTTTCAAGATCTGGAGTCTTTACCTCAAGACGTA GTAACGAATTTGAAGAAAGCGTTACGCAACAGGCCAGCTCTTCTCGGAGATGGCGTATCAAGGGCATTCCTGCGTGCGTTAGTGCAGTTAACAGCAGGTTATAGAGAAGCATTAACTTTACAGCAGGGTGAGCGTATTACGTTCAATCAAAATGCATTCGTCGAAAGTAGGCCATCTTCTATGCAACCCTTTTTACGAAAGATGTTGGaattacaaattttccaacaa TTTATAGAAGAAAGGTTGAACATGCTCAATTCAGGACTCGGTTTCTCGGACGAGTTCGAAATGGAAGCCTGCAGTTATTCAGCCAAATCAAGTAGTAAATTTATGCAGCAGTATAGGGAATGGACTTACACCATGCGAAAAGAAAGCTCCGCATTTTTCCGTAGTGTAAAAGATAAG GCTAATCCAGCAGTAAAATATGCTGTTAAATCA GTGAAAGATAAAGGCAAAGATATGAAAACGGCATATAAAGGATTAAAGTGGAAAG GACGGTCTAATAGAAGTGAAACCAGTATGAGATTTCACCAGCCACGATCGGCTCCTAGCTCGCCTACATTAGACAGAAGACCTATTGGATTTACATCCCCGCCAAAGTCTCCAAATGGTATATCAGCAGCAACTAGTTACCGAAAGGACTTGCGTTTGCCGAATAGCAATTTCACTGATACAAG TCCTAGTTCTCCTGAAGAATCAGACTCTCCATTGGaacgtataaatatagatCTTATGCACGAACTTCGAGATGTGATATTTCCAAATACACCGCCTGTGGATAGGACA GATTCTCCCGATGTCCCAGATTTGATACGGCTAGATTCAACAAACAGCAACGACGATTTCGATCCGCTTCTATCTAAATCTTCCGAATTTTCGAGCACAAAACAGATGAGCCAATCGTTACATTTACCTGAAATGGGTGAAGGTCTCAGTAACCCCTTATACCCTTATTTTCAACAACCGTTGCACAAAAACAATGAGAAGGCGAAAACCTCTGATAATGTGGGTGATATGGATTTATTACAGGCGTATGGTATagactttaataaatttagctTATCCAATGGTGATAATCCATCCGCAATGAATACCGCCGCGTGTAATCGAAGTGATAACAGTATTAATAACACGATGGACACATTCAGTTTAACGCTGAATACACCTGCCATTAAATCACAAAATAATTGGACGAAGTTTGagtaa